In Gavia stellata isolate bGavSte3 chromosome 38, bGavSte3.hap2, whole genome shotgun sequence, the DNA window GCAAAAAAGCGAggtggaaggaagaggaaatacTTTTGCTTTATGAATAGGTGCAGCCAAACAGCTttagtattttttccataaacACACCACGCTGAGCGCTCCAGCGGGGACTGAATAGGAGGGAAAACATCTGGAAAAGACTCTAAATATCCGAAAATACAGCCCGGGCTGGTCGGCGGGGCCGTTCGCAGCACGCGGGGTCTGTCCGGCTGCTTCACCCGGGACGTACCTTTTGAAGGCGTCCCCGAAAGGTACGGCCAGCCAGCGTTTCGGCATGGTCCTGAGGAAATcgctctgctgctcctccgtCTCGTCCCGGGACACGTAGACCAGGACCAGCTGCGAAGCTCGTTCCACGTAAAACTCGTCGGTCAGGCGCAGGAAGAAATCCTTGAGGAGCGGGGAGAACTGTCGGCACCGCGGGCACTGCCCGGATCCGAAATAGAGCAGCAGCACCTTGTTCTCCAGCGCCCGGCCCAGCTCCCGCTCCGTCTCCACCTCGTCCCGTTCCCGGTTGGCCATCAGGACCTTCCCGGTGAAGAGGGCGGCCATGGGTGCAGGAGGCCGAGCGATCCGGCGGGATGGACCTGGCCTGGGGATCACGGTGAGCGCTCGGCGGTGGGAAGGGGTGCGGGACCCCAGGACCCCCCACCAGCTCCCCGGGCCCGCAGCGGCCGCCCCCGATCCCGGCTATTAATGATCGCCGAATCCGGTAATCGGCTTAAACGGGGAGGGCAGCGCCCGGGGGGGCGGTCCCGGCCgtggggtccccgggggggctGTGTTCGGTCTGTGGGACCGTGGGCAGCGCCGGTCCCGGGGGGGGGCGTGTTCGGTCCGTGGGCAGCGCCGGTCCCGGCCGTGGGGTCTCGGGGGGACGTGTCCGGGGCCGTGGGGTCCCCGGTGGGGTGTGTTTGGTCCGTGGGACCGTGGGCAGTGCCGGTCCCGGGTgtggggtcccgggggggcCGTGTTCGGTCCGTGGGACCGTGGGCAGTGCCGGTCCCGGCCgtggggtcccgggggggcCGTGTTCGGTCTGTGGGACCGTGGGCAGTGCCGGTCCCGGGGGAACGTGTCCGGGGCCGTGGGACCGTGGCCAGTGCCGGTCCCGGCCgtggggtccccgggggggtgtgtgtccgGGGCCGTGGGACCGTGGCCAATGCCGGTCCCGGCCGTGGGGTCCCGGGGAGCCGTGTTCGGTCCGTGGGACCGTGGGCAGTGCCGGTCCCGGCCgtggggtccccgggggggtgtgtgtccgGGGCCGTGGGACCGTGGCCAATGCCGGTCCCGGCCGTGGGGTCCCGGTGGGGCCGTGTTCGGTCCGTGGGAACGTGGGCAGTGCCGGTGCGGACACGAACGACGGTTTCCCAAACCTCCCGTTAAGCCCCGGGCGGGCAGGgaacaacccccccccccccccccccgccccggttcCATCAGTCCCGGGGCAGGAGCGCCCGTCCCgcgcggcaccggcaccggggctggagggggcggggctggaggggggcggggctggagggggcggggctggagggggcggggctggagggggcggggctggagggggcggggctggagggggcggggctggagggggcggggctggagggggcggggctggagggggcggggctggagggagcgacgccccgcccctccgcgtCGACGCGCTGACGCCTCGCGGGCGTTCCCCACGCCTCTCCGCCTCGCCCAATCCTTGGCCGGCAGCCTTCCCCTCGCCCAATAGGATCTCGCGTttcccgccgccccgcccctcgGGGGGCGGTCGCGTCCGGGGCGGGGGTTGAACCTGCGGCGGCTGAGGCGGGAGCGGGCGCAGGAGCCGCCGGCGCCGCTCAGGTAacggggccggggcgggggaggcccggcccggcccggcgcggcccccgGAGCCCTGacccctgccccttccctccgcAGCATGCACCCGGCGGGGGTCTGCGCCGCCTCCCtgggctccctggggctgctgcgCTTCCTCGGCGCTCCCTGGTCCTGGAGCTTGGCCGCCACGCTGGGCCTCTGCCTGGGCGGCGGGGGATGGCGGCTGCTGCGGCTGGTCTTCAGGACGGCTCCGCGGGACCTCTTGTAAGTGCTGTCCCCGGGGCCCCTCCAgccgccccgcgcagccccaCGCAGCCCCACGCGTGACGGGCCGAGGCCCGGTGGCGAGCTGGGCTCGCCGCCGTTAACCCCGAGCCGCCTCGGGCTGCGTAAGCTCAGGCGCTGCGCGCAGAGGGCGGTTGGAAAGGCTCAGCCTGCGAGGGAGCGAGCCCAGGGCTGTGGGATGCGCCCCACGGGTCACCCGTGGAAGGAGGCACGGGGCGACGCCCACCGTTACGCTCCCCGAGCTTAAAGAGGGGGTCGAGCAATCCTAAAACGCGTGGTCGGAAGCGGGGGCCTGCGGCGTAAAGAGCGGTAGGTCTCCAGCAGCTTCCCCATCTCCTGGGAGTCGGTCGCCGCCGCCGTCGCGTTTAGTTCCGCGGTTTTTGGGCCTCCGTGAGGATGTGCTTTTATTCCAAAGGATTTAGGGCTCCTGCCGTTGCCAGCTTCGCCGTGGCTGTCACTGTACTTTGAAGAGCTGTTTCCTCCCGATTGCCCGGCAAGCTGGGAATACTGACAGAAAATAAACCGCGCAGAATAAAGCCCTCTAAGTATCTGGAAAGCGCGGCTCAGCAGTGAAAAGGCTCCTCTGTTCTGTATTTGGCACAGCGCGGTGTAAGGTCACCGTGAAAGCCCAGCTCGGCCTGACCGTTGCCAGCAACTTGTTTCTGAAGCGCAGCCTTCCCCCTTCCGCGAGGCTCCCGCTCTTGACATTCAGTCATGAGAGTTGCGGGGGTTTTTAAGTGCTAATATTAAATGACCTTTCGAGTTTCTGGGGATCCTTCCAAACCCTTGTTGCACAACAATTTCCTATTTTAATGGTGGAAAAATACTGCCTCCATCTTCCAGCCTCCGGGAAGGAAACAAGATCCGTTACATGCGCCCGGACCCGCTGTCCTTGTTTTGGTGGCAGTGTTGTGGTAgtgtattttaatgaatttattttcGTTTCTAAGTTATAGCTGATAGCCAAAGCAAGAGAGCCGACGCGCCTCCGAAGATAGTTTCCTCCGGGACAACGTGAGACAGTTGAAGTTCAGACAACAGCTTTCGCTGCCATCCGGCTTGAACCGTGTCGAGGTTTAACTTGCAGCTCCTGCCTTGGAGacttaaaataattatgtaaattatggaagacaaagaaaaaaagcccagttAGAGCAGTCTGGCTTATTCTTTTATTGAGCGGTTGCTCTTTGTGGTATCAAATATCCACAGAGGCAGCAATTCTTGATGAGGCACCACCATCTTTAAAGGAGGTTGCCGTCcgattattattatttattaataattattaaaatctACGGCTTCTGCCTGCTTGTATTTAGATAGCCTCGCTTCCTATCGTCCCAGCACTGCGGCAGCGACTGACTCACAGGAAAACGCGCCTGCGAGCAGCACGTGGCAGTCCTCTCGTCTTGTGGGTGAAAGGGGAAGCCTTTGGCTTTTGTCTCCTTGGAGCTGAGGCCGCGCGTCATTATCAAAGGGTCAGGTTGTCTGCGTCGTTTAAATGCTTTTGGATCCTGAGGGGTACAATTGTACGACATAGCACAAAGGTGCGGCAAAATGTCCTGGCAAGGATTACGCTTCCCACGTGAAGTACGCTTGCTTCCTTTCGGGGTAAAAGCAATGGCTGCaaagtccctttttttttctttaggatgGCAGAAGGCATCGTTAAAAGATGTAATTTATCCTCTTTAACATTTTCTGTGGGCTGGTTTGAATTGTTATCAATGTGAAGGTGCGTTTCCCGTGATTTATAGCGTGGAAAGTACCAGAACAGTTGCTGTATGCTGTTTATTTACCATACTATTAA includes these proteins:
- the NXNL1 gene encoding nucleoredoxin-like protein 1, whose translation is MAALFTGKVLMANRERDEVETERELGRALENKVLLLYFGSGQCPRCRQFSPLLKDFFLRLTDEFYVERASQLVLVYVSRDETEEQQSDFLRTMPKRWLAVPFGDAFKRELELRFAVSEVPTVVVLKPNGEVIVGNAVEEIRSMGPACFRNWQEAAELVDRNFLLAEGFDDWTRRSITDPIRRLKYKLDKKTEAKNKEREEEGEESP